From Deltaproteobacteria bacterium HGW-Deltaproteobacteria-4, one genomic window encodes:
- a CDS encoding DUF512 domain-containing protein → MLTIQSVAAGSIAQELDLQPGDTLLAVNGEPLRDFLDYVRLTRQAEELVLDVRRTDGEEWELSLDKDADEELGLEIEHPQPAQCGNNCLFCFVQQLPRGLRPTLYVKDEDYRFSYLYGAYVTLSTIREEEVQRILTDQLSPLYVSVHASDEGLRARLLGRKILPPLFPLLERLIAGGIEIHTQIVLCPGLNDGVALEKTVAALGALRPGIRSLALVPVGLTGHRAHLPTLRTHNRDEARILLAQLAGWQGDFLASGASRFVFAADELYLKAGVDFPPLTEYETLPQYENGVGMIPLFRADAAEVLAAALPLPLPPLTVDCLTGASFYPEMEKFAAALSDKTGVNIVVHSIENHFFGGEVTVTGLLTGADIVAGLQGKLQSPILLIPDVVLRDGEDVFLDNMSPEELGSTLQVEIFPIAANPWGLSQALEMLAADQG, encoded by the coding sequence ATGCTCACTATCCAAAGCGTCGCAGCCGGAAGTATCGCACAAGAGCTCGATTTACAGCCGGGTGACACCCTCCTTGCCGTCAACGGCGAGCCCCTGCGTGATTTTCTCGATTATGTGCGGTTGACCCGCCAGGCGGAGGAACTCGTTCTTGATGTCCGTCGTACCGACGGTGAAGAGTGGGAGCTATCCCTCGACAAGGATGCCGACGAGGAGCTGGGGCTGGAGATCGAGCATCCCCAGCCGGCGCAATGCGGCAATAACTGCCTTTTCTGTTTTGTCCAGCAGTTGCCGCGCGGTCTGCGTCCCACCCTGTATGTTAAAGATGAAGATTATCGCTTCTCCTACCTGTACGGCGCTTATGTCACCCTGTCGACGATTCGTGAAGAAGAGGTGCAACGCATCCTCACCGATCAGCTCTCACCGTTATACGTTTCCGTCCATGCCAGCGATGAAGGGCTGCGCGCCCGCCTCCTCGGCCGCAAGATTCTACCGCCCCTTTTCCCGTTGCTTGAGCGGCTGATCGCCGGCGGCATTGAGATCCACACGCAGATCGTCCTTTGTCCCGGTCTCAATGATGGCGTTGCTCTCGAAAAGACCGTCGCCGCTCTCGGCGCCCTCCGCCCCGGCATCCGCTCCCTCGCCCTCGTCCCCGTCGGGCTGACCGGCCACCGCGCCCACCTGCCGACGCTGCGCACCCATAACCGCGACGAAGCGCGTATCTTGCTGGCGCAGCTGGCGGGCTGGCAGGGTGATTTCCTTGCCAGCGGTGCCAGCCGGTTTGTCTTTGCCGCCGATGAACTTTACCTCAAAGCCGGCGTCGATTTTCCGCCGTTGACGGAATACGAGACTTTGCCGCAATATGAAAATGGCGTCGGCATGATCCCTCTTTTCCGGGCTGATGCTGCCGAAGTCCTGGCGGCGGCGCTACCGCTCCCGCTCCCCCCCTTGACCGTCGATTGCCTCACCGGCGCTTCTTTCTATCCGGAGATGGAAAAATTCGCCGCCGCCCTCAGCGACAAAACCGGCGTCAACATCGTTGTCCATAGCATCGAAAATCATTTCTTTGGCGGCGAGGTCACGGTCACCGGTCTTTTGACCGGCGCTGATATCGTCGCCGGACTGCAGGGGAAGTTGCAGAGTCCGATTCTCCTGATTCCCGATGTCGTGCTGCGGGACGGTGAAGACGTCTTCCTCGACAATATGTCGCCGGAGGAACTGGGATCCACGCTGCAGGTTGAGATCTTTCCGATCGCCGCCAACCCCTGGGGCTTGAGCCAGGCCCTGGAGATGCTCGCGGCGGATCAGGGGTGA
- a CDS encoding pseudouridine synthase, producing MKDRLQKIMAAAGLASRRQAETWITAGRVTVNGRTAELGESADPQTDTILVDGKALSTQTTLYYVLLNKPSGYVTSRQDPQGRDCVIDLVKDLPVRLNPVGRLDLTTEGLLLLTNDGDLAYRLTHPSHEIDKTYLVRVRGELDPVARKKLEMGMLLDDGMTAPARIDHLRRSGSHSWFEITIHEGRNRQVRRMCEALGYPVSRLMRIRLGFLELGRLKSGEYRLLTTEEVAKLRAECNKPPQPRKLASPLTPEK from the coding sequence ATGAAAGATCGATTACAAAAAATAATGGCGGCAGCCGGGCTGGCTTCACGCCGCCAGGCGGAAACCTGGATCACGGCCGGGCGGGTCACGGTCAATGGCCGCACGGCTGAACTCGGGGAATCAGCCGATCCCCAGACTGATACGATTCTCGTCGATGGCAAAGCGCTGTCGACCCAGACCACTTTGTACTATGTTCTGCTGAATAAACCCTCCGGTTATGTGACCTCCCGTCAGGATCCGCAAGGGCGGGACTGCGTGATCGATCTGGTCAAAGACCTGCCGGTCCGCCTCAATCCGGTCGGCCGCCTCGATTTAACCACCGAAGGGCTCCTCCTCCTCACCAACGACGGCGATCTCGCTTATCGCCTCACTCATCCCAGCCACGAAATCGACAAGACCTATCTGGTGCGGGTGCGGGGGGAACTTGATCCGGTGGCGCGAAAGAAACTGGAGATGGGAATGCTCCTCGATGACGGTATGACCGCCCCGGCCCGCATCGATCATTTGCGCCGCAGCGGCAGCCACAGCTGGTTTGAAATCACCATCCATGAAGGGCGCAACCGGCAGGTCCGACGCATGTGTGAAGCGCTCGGTTATCCGGTCAGCCGCTTGATGCGGATCCGCCTCGGTTTTTTAGAGCTCGGACGGTTGAAAAGTGGTGAATATCGTTTGTTGACAACCGAAGAAGTGGCGAAGCTGCGGGCAGAGTGCAATAAGCCGCCGCAACCGCGTAAACTTGCTTCGCCCTTGACTCCTGAGAAGTAA
- a CDS encoding phosphoglucomutase, producing MRISFGTSGWRGILCDDFTFANVKVVTQAIADELREVDGAAGGVVIGYDARFMGDRFAREAAKVLAGAKIPVFLCGRDTPTPVIAHELLLRQAAGGINFTASHNPAEYNGLKFSPASGGPALPTTTKAIEERANAMLLEICYREMPLEQAQSAGLFSVIDPLPAYFTTIRRMIDFAAIAAAQITIAVDPLYGTARGYLDRLLQEAGVKTVVINAHPDPYFGGLPPEPAEENIADFIALVRGRDDITLGLATDGDADRYGIIDADGTFIEPNYILALLYDYLLRVKGKSGNAARSVATSHFIDAVARYHGTEILETPVGFKFIGEYISQDRILLGGEESAGLTVRGHVPDKDGILACLLVAEMVAVTGKSLQELLADLYARVGEFYTCRENLRLAPEFEAGLPAKLANPPAHFAGQAVSSVVRLDGCKLILSDGSWVLFRKSGTEPVVRVYAEAGSKAALHELIQAAVAFVTQS from the coding sequence ATGCGGATTTCTTTCGGTACATCCGGCTGGCGCGGCATTCTCTGCGACGATTTTACCTTTGCCAACGTCAAAGTCGTCACGCAGGCGATCGCTGATGAATTACGCGAAGTCGACGGCGCTGCCGGGGGAGTGGTGATCGGCTATGACGCCCGTTTCATGGGGGATCGTTTTGCCCGTGAAGCCGCCAAAGTTCTGGCCGGTGCTAAAATTCCCGTCTTCCTTTGTGGCCGCGACACCCCGACCCCGGTCATTGCCCATGAACTCCTGCTGCGTCAGGCGGCCGGAGGGATCAACTTTACCGCCAGCCATAATCCGGCAGAATATAACGGCCTCAAATTCAGCCCGGCCTCCGGCGGCCCGGCCCTGCCAACCACGACCAAAGCGATCGAAGAACGCGCTAATGCCATGCTCCTGGAGATCTGTTACCGGGAGATGCCCCTGGAGCAGGCACAGTCGGCCGGTCTCTTCAGTGTCATCGATCCGCTCCCCGCTTATTTTACCACGATCCGCCGGATGATCGATTTTGCCGCCATTGCCGCTGCGCAGATCACCATCGCCGTCGATCCCCTGTACGGCACCGCCCGCGGTTATCTCGATCGCCTCCTCCAGGAAGCCGGGGTCAAGACCGTCGTTATCAACGCTCATCCCGATCCTTACTTTGGCGGTCTCCCCCCCGAACCGGCGGAAGAGAATATTGCCGACTTCATCGCCTTGGTCCGCGGCCGGGACGATATCACCCTCGGCCTGGCGACAGATGGCGATGCCGATCGCTACGGCATCATCGATGCTGATGGCACTTTCATCGAGCCGAACTACATCCTCGCCCTCCTGTACGACTACCTGCTGCGTGTGAAAGGGAAGAGCGGGAATGCCGCCCGCTCGGTCGCCACTTCCCACTTTATCGATGCGGTCGCCCGTTATCACGGCACCGAAATCCTCGAAACGCCGGTCGGCTTCAAGTTTATCGGCGAATATATCAGTCAGGACCGTATCCTCCTCGGCGGTGAAGAGAGTGCCGGCTTAACGGTGCGCGGTCATGTCCCCGACAAAGACGGCATTCTCGCCTGTCTCCTCGTCGCCGAGATGGTGGCGGTCACCGGCAAGAGCCTTCAGGAACTCCTCGCCGACCTTTATGCCCGCGTCGGCGAGTTTTATACCTGTCGGGAAAATCTCCGCCTGGCCCCGGAATTCGAAGCTGGATTACCGGCCAAACTCGCCAATCCGCCGGCGCACTTTGCCGGTCAGGCTGTCAGCAGTGTCGTGCGGCTCGACGGCTGCAAGCTTATTCTCAGTGACGGCAGCTGGGTCCTTTTTCGTAAATCCGGCACTGAACCGGTGGTGCGGGTCTATGCCGAGGCCGGGTCCAAAGCCGCGCTGCACGAGTTGATCCAGGCGGCGGTGGCTTTTGTTACGCAAAGTTGA
- a CDS encoding sugar transporter: MHHISKTTLLVGLLLWTVVGCAPTYRELAPGTVKTIDLQPQSSAVVERQVDTIPALAPEPTPPSAYLIGPGDLLAITVYGRPELGSTATATGPGGSRVDETGSVRLPLVGSITVTGLSVTQAEEQLRRAYLPLLKEPWISVNVLEHRSRPLYLFGNFNKSGIVYMDRPLTLLQGIALADGIGNGAALRSARLSRNGKVQPVDIYELLANGDQSQNIWLHPGDAIYLPDNSVEQVFIFGAVNKAGQVSMINGQLSLAQAIAASTPLSTGYDFTNVRIIRSLSPTRGELLIIDFDRILRGLAPPFMLANGDIIYLPRTRLGDWNDAIREILPSLTAVSALLQPFVSIKFLSD; the protein is encoded by the coding sequence ATGCATCACATCAGCAAAACTACTCTTCTGGTCGGGCTCCTGTTGTGGACGGTTGTCGGCTGTGCCCCCACTTACCGCGAGCTGGCGCCCGGCACTGTCAAGACGATCGACCTGCAGCCCCAGTCTTCAGCGGTGGTGGAACGACAGGTCGATACCATTCCCGCTCTTGCGCCGGAACCGACGCCACCCTCTGCTTATCTGATTGGCCCTGGTGACCTGCTCGCCATTACGGTTTACGGTCGTCCCGAGCTCGGCAGCACTGCCACGGCAACAGGTCCGGGCGGCAGCCGGGTCGATGAGACCGGCAGTGTGCGGCTGCCGCTGGTGGGAAGCATCACCGTGACCGGTCTCTCTGTGACCCAGGCTGAGGAGCAGCTGCGCCGCGCTTATCTGCCCCTTCTCAAAGAGCCCTGGATCAGTGTCAATGTGCTCGAGCACCGTAGTCGCCCCCTTTACCTCTTCGGCAACTTCAATAAATCGGGGATCGTCTACATGGATCGTCCCCTCACTCTTTTACAGGGGATCGCTCTGGCCGACGGTATCGGCAACGGTGCCGCTTTACGCAGCGCCCGCTTGAGCCGCAATGGCAAGGTTCAGCCGGTCGATATTTATGAATTGCTGGCCAACGGTGACCAGAGCCAGAATATCTGGCTGCACCCCGGCGATGCCATCTATCTGCCGGACAATAGCGTCGAGCAGGTCTTCATTTTCGGGGCGGTCAACAAGGCCGGGCAGGTGAGCATGATCAATGGCCAGCTCTCCCTGGCCCAGGCGATTGCCGCCAGCACGCCGCTCAGCACCGGCTATGACTTCACCAATGTGCGCATCATCCGTTCCCTGTCACCCACCCGCGGGGAGCTGCTGATCATCGATTTTGATCGCATCTTGCGTGGACTGGCTCCACCCTTCATGCTTGCCAATGGCGATATCATTTACCTGCCGCGGACCCGGCTGGGAGACTGGAATGATGCAATTCGGGAGATCCTGCCGTCGCTGACTGCCGTCAGTGCACTCCTGCAGCCCTTTGTGAGTATTAAGTTCCTGTCGGATTAA
- the scpB gene encoding SMC-Scp complex subunit ScpB, protein MDTREVKAIIEALLFASEAPLKSEKLCELLCLERGMIATLLRELVQESERAAHGFLLCSVAEGYQYRTRPEYADWIRRLGHHRPFRFSRAALETLAIIAYRQPVTRAEIEYLRGVESGTVVKTLMEKRLVKILGKKEIAGRPLIYGTTRDFLEFFGLRDLSGLPTLRDFSELAPDALEGMLPLADEESSAAPIETTDL, encoded by the coding sequence TTGGATACGCGTGAGGTCAAGGCGATTATCGAAGCCCTCCTCTTTGCCTCGGAGGCACCGCTTAAGAGTGAGAAGCTCTGCGAACTCCTTTGTCTGGAACGCGGGATGATTGCGACCTTGTTGCGCGAACTGGTCCAGGAGTCGGAAAGGGCCGCACACGGTTTTCTCCTTTGCAGTGTCGCTGAGGGCTATCAATATCGCACCCGTCCGGAGTATGCTGATTGGATTCGCCGGCTCGGCCATCATCGCCCCTTCCGTTTTTCGCGGGCGGCGCTGGAGACGTTGGCAATCATTGCTTACCGCCAACCGGTGACGCGGGCGGAGATCGAGTATCTGCGCGGCGTCGAATCCGGGACCGTGGTCAAGACGCTGATGGAGAAGCGTCTCGTCAAGATTCTTGGTAAAAAAGAGATTGCCGGCCGACCGCTGATCTATGGCACCACCCGTGATTTTTTGGAATTTTTCGGTCTCCGCGATCTGAGCGGACTGCCGACCCTGCGCGACTTCAGTGAGCTGGCACCGGATGCTCTTGAGGGGATGCTCCCTCTGGCGGATGAGGAGTCCTCAGCCGCCCCCATCGAAACGACGGATTTATGA
- a CDS encoding phosphoesterase, giving the protein MIDWHCHILPGLDDGAANIEQALSMAAALTAAGFQTVYCTPHRMPGCYEADNDQVQQGVVALQDQLREREIPLLLQPGCEYCLDEFFLSSLDSPLPLGDSRLVLVEILPRISADLVRQVLYGVVQRGFRPVIAHPERCQLLEPPMQHSAGNQLLGSFKNFFSGGRRDNPEATLPGVSGNPLLDYLRELGCSFQGNLGSFKGCYGRRVQVAAQTLKNLGVYDRYGSDLHAPEQAAVILNDCRQLYSSLH; this is encoded by the coding sequence ATGATCGACTGGCACTGCCACATCCTCCCCGGACTCGACGACGGAGCGGCGAATATTGAACAAGCGCTGAGCATGGCCGCGGCTCTGACGGCGGCCGGCTTCCAGACCGTTTATTGTACGCCGCACCGGATGCCAGGCTGCTACGAAGCCGATAATGATCAGGTGCAGCAGGGGGTTGTCGCCTTGCAGGACCAGCTCCGCGAAAGGGAGATCCCGCTCCTTCTGCAGCCGGGATGCGAATACTGTCTGGATGAATTTTTCCTTTCCTCTCTCGATTCTCCTCTCCCTTTGGGTGATAGCCGCCTTGTTCTGGTGGAGATCCTTCCCAGGATCAGCGCAGACCTGGTCCGGCAGGTTCTTTATGGGGTCGTGCAACGCGGTTTCAGGCCGGTGATTGCCCATCCCGAGCGCTGTCAGTTGCTCGAACCACCGATGCAGCACTCTGCCGGCAATCAGCTCCTTGGTTCTTTTAAAAATTTCTTCAGCGGTGGCCGCCGTGACAACCCCGAAGCTACTCTGCCCGGTGTGTCCGGTAACCCCCTGCTCGATTATCTGCGGGAACTCGGCTGCTCTTTTCAGGGGAACCTTGGCAGCTTCAAGGGCTGCTATGGCCGACGGGTGCAGGTTGCAGCGCAAACGCTCAAGAATCTCGGGGTTTATGATCGCTACGGCAGTGACCTGCATGCGCCGGAGCAGGCCGCAGTGATTTTGAATGACTGTCGTCAGCTGTACTCCTCCCTGCATTAA
- the hfq gene encoding RNA chaperone Hfq, giving the protein MAKTPFNIQDQYLNQARKERVRVVVVMMSSEKLEGYIKSFDSFCILVESTGDMLLYKHAISSITSLDGTFRLHGAKE; this is encoded by the coding sequence ATGGCCAAGACACCGTTCAATATCCAGGACCAGTATTTAAATCAGGCCCGTAAAGAGCGGGTGCGTGTGGTTGTCGTTATGATGTCCAGTGAAAAGCTGGAAGGATATATCAAATCCTTCGACAGTTTCTGTATTCTGGTCGAGAGTACCGGCGATATGCTCCTTTACAAACACGCAATTTCCTCCATCACCTCGCTCGACGGTACTTTCCGCCTGCACGGCGCCAAGGAATAG
- a CDS encoding DNA mismatch repair protein MutL, protein MSAQIHLLPENLCNQIAAGEVVERPASVVKELVENSLDAHATQITIEIEGGGSRLIRVSDDGDGMGKDDVFLCLERHATSKISNSADLFRLQTLGFRGEALPSIAAVSRLTVRSQTATAPEGWELYVEAGTVKKAGAIGLPTGTTIEVRDLFFNTPARRKFLRKEETEFGHIAELVTRLALCSPEVQFQLVHNQRTILNAPRQHKLAERIATLLGRPLLADLVKVDKADPGAGLELQGLISHPNLHRSSSAAIYTYINGRYVRDRVVQHAILDGLRHLFPRGRYPVAVLFLSIPGAAVDVNVHPTKHEVRFSQQSLVHDFIAGAVKEALRPGIEILDYQRPEVKGSHGNYGSYREAMTSPVAAPLPVLVAPKATDVPQVSEPLATWATPATIAPFAGSYFSSLRIIGQFRASYIVAEDDEHLLLIDQHAAHERIGFERLRREFHSGAVARQGLLFPEIVEFDFKETALLSEHLAPLRRLGFELEPFGPRTFALKAVPQLLAGRDNFVQLLHDLASDLGELGVSRRIEDALDSFLLLISCHGMVRARQKLSLVEMTALLVDLDGIDFNAHCPHGRPVYSRLSDPEIARLFRRSA, encoded by the coding sequence ATGTCCGCACAAATTCATCTCCTCCCGGAAAATCTTTGTAATCAAATCGCTGCCGGTGAAGTCGTCGAGCGGCCGGCCTCGGTCGTCAAGGAGTTGGTCGAAAACTCTCTCGACGCCCATGCCACGCAGATTACCATTGAAATTGAAGGGGGGGGCAGCCGCCTGATCCGGGTGAGTGACGATGGTGACGGCATGGGCAAGGACGATGTCTTCCTGTGTCTGGAGCGTCATGCCACCAGCAAAATTTCCAACAGTGCCGACCTTTTTCGTTTGCAAACCCTGGGATTTCGCGGCGAGGCCCTGCCGTCGATTGCAGCGGTTTCACGGTTGACGGTGCGCAGCCAGACCGCCACCGCGCCCGAAGGGTGGGAGCTTTATGTCGAAGCGGGGACAGTGAAAAAGGCCGGTGCCATCGGCCTGCCAACCGGGACGACCATCGAAGTCCGCGACCTCTTCTTTAATACCCCGGCCCGGCGGAAATTTCTGCGCAAGGAGGAGACCGAGTTCGGACATATCGCTGAACTCGTCACCCGTCTCGCCCTTTGTTCTCCCGAGGTACAATTCCAGCTCGTCCACAACCAGCGCACGATTCTTAACGCCCCGCGCCAGCATAAGCTCGCGGAACGGATTGCCACCCTCCTCGGCCGGCCCCTTCTCGCTGATCTGGTCAAGGTCGACAAGGCTGATCCGGGAGCTGGGCTGGAACTGCAGGGGCTGATTTCCCACCCGAACCTGCATCGTTCTTCCAGTGCGGCGATCTATACCTATATCAACGGCCGTTACGTTCGCGACCGGGTCGTGCAGCATGCCATCCTTGACGGCTTGCGCCACCTCTTCCCGCGCGGGCGCTATCCGGTGGCGGTCCTCTTTCTGTCAATTCCCGGCGCTGCCGTCGATGTCAACGTCCATCCGACCAAACATGAAGTCCGCTTCAGTCAGCAGTCGCTGGTGCATGATTTTATTGCCGGGGCGGTCAAAGAAGCGTTGCGTCCGGGGATTGAGATTCTTGATTATCAACGACCGGAAGTGAAGGGGAGTCATGGGAACTATGGGAGCTATCGGGAGGCGATGACGTCGCCGGTTGCGGCGCCGCTGCCCGTTTTGGTGGCGCCGAAGGCTACCGATGTTCCGCAGGTCAGTGAACCGCTGGCGACCTGGGCGACACCAGCGACCATCGCCCCTTTTGCCGGTTCTTACTTCTCTTCGTTACGGATTATCGGCCAGTTTCGTGCCAGTTATATCGTCGCCGAGGATGACGAGCATCTCCTCCTCATCGATCAGCATGCCGCCCATGAACGGATCGGCTTTGAGCGCCTGCGCCGCGAATTCCATAGCGGCGCGGTCGCCCGGCAGGGACTCCTCTTTCCGGAGATTGTCGAATTCGATTTCAAGGAGACCGCTCTGCTCAGTGAACATTTGGCGCCCCTGCGTCGTCTCGGTTTCGAGCTGGAGCCCTTCGGCCCCCGGACCTTCGCTCTCAAGGCGGTGCCGCAACTTCTCGCCGGGCGGGATAATTTTGTGCAGCTTCTCCACGATCTCGCCAGCGACCTTGGTGAGCTCGGCGTCAGCCGCCGCATCGAAGATGCCCTCGATTCCTTTCTTCTCCTCATCTCCTGTCACGGCATGGTGCGGGCCCGGCAAAAGTTGTCCCTAGTCGAGATGACCGCCCTCCTCGTTGATCTCGATGGTATCGATTTCAATGCCCATTGTCCGCACGGCCGTCCGGTCTATTCGCGGCTCAGTGATCCGGAGATTGCCCGGCTCTTCCGCAGGAGTGCCTGA
- a CDS encoding segregation/condensation protein A — MSCEISIDKFEGPLDLLLHLIRKEEMDIYEIEIAQITRQYLDFIDAMQSLNLDIAGEYLVMAATLLQIKSRMLLPVHEEEMLDEEEADPRAELIRRLLEYQRYKDAALTFAALPQLDRDVFLTSPLAEENGEEASLELEPVGLYALVEAFRDLLKKAPIDFVHEVTAEHLSVTERIQTILNLLQQRPQLPFSELVPMPLVRSEVVVMFLAMLELVKMNLIKIYQNQRYTEIWLSPAVVETDDLSVVSEDSFGYA, encoded by the coding sequence ATGAGTTGTGAAATCAGCATCGACAAGTTTGAAGGGCCTCTTGATCTCCTCCTTCACCTCATCCGCAAGGAAGAGATGGATATCTACGAGATCGAAATTGCCCAGATTACCAGGCAATATCTCGACTTCATCGATGCGATGCAGAGTCTGAACCTTGATATCGCCGGCGAATATCTGGTCATGGCCGCGACTCTGCTGCAGATCAAGTCGCGGATGCTGCTGCCGGTGCACGAAGAGGAGATGCTTGACGAGGAAGAGGCCGATCCCCGCGCCGAACTGATCCGCCGCCTCCTTGAATACCAGCGTTACAAGGATGCGGCTCTTACCTTTGCTGCTCTGCCGCAGCTCGATCGCGATGTCTTTCTGACGTCACCTTTGGCCGAAGAGAATGGGGAGGAAGCAAGTCTGGAGCTTGAACCGGTCGGCTTGTATGCCCTGGTCGAAGCTTTTCGCGACCTGCTGAAGAAGGCCCCAATTGATTTTGTTCATGAAGTGACAGCGGAACATCTTTCGGTGACGGAGCGGATTCAGACCATCCTCAACCTCCTGCAGCAGCGGCCGCAGCTCCCCTTCAGTGAACTCGTGCCAATGCCGCTGGTCCGCTCCGAAGTGGTCGTGATGTTCCTGGCGATGCTCGAACTGGTCAAGATGAATCTGATCAAGATCTATCAGAATCAGCGCTATACCGAGATCTGGCTGTCGCCGGCAGTGGTAGAAACGGATGATCTCTCTGTCGTCAGTGAGGACTCCTTTGGATACGCGTGA
- a CDS encoding AAA family ATPase, translating into MSYVDFFGMEREPFSNAPDARFFFNSDQHSQALTRLMYAVDSNKGLAVLVGGVGAGKTTLARRMLDRLSEDRYQSSLLVMVHSGVTPEWILTRIALQLGVEAPKEDRLELLRQLYDRLLQIHESGKTAVVLIDEAQMLQSRALMEEFRGLLNLEIPGKKLLNIVFFGLVEMEDCLRLDEPLAQRVALKYHLKSLTATLTESYVRYRLHIAGSRRMIFQPESILAIHSCTGGVPRLINTVCDNALLEAFLRKLNHVDLRIVQSVAGDLGLLRPNLQQAVPRAVAEENFAVTPAPAAATDLDDIESMLDRLEFKG; encoded by the coding sequence ATGAGTTATGTCGATTTTTTCGGCATGGAGCGGGAACCTTTTTCCAATGCACCGGATGCACGCTTCTTTTTTAACAGCGATCAGCACAGTCAGGCCTTGACCCGCTTGATGTATGCGGTCGACTCGAACAAGGGACTGGCGGTGCTGGTCGGCGGTGTTGGCGCCGGGAAGACCACCCTGGCGCGACGCATGCTCGATCGTCTGAGCGAGGATCGCTATCAGTCGTCCCTTTTGGTGATGGTCCACTCCGGTGTCACCCCCGAATGGATCCTCACCCGCATTGCTCTGCAGCTCGGCGTTGAAGCCCCGAAAGAGGATCGCCTGGAGCTGTTGCGGCAACTCTACGATCGCTTGCTGCAGATCCATGAATCCGGCAAGACGGCAGTGGTCTTGATCGATGAAGCGCAGATGCTGCAGAGCCGGGCATTGATGGAAGAGTTTCGTGGTCTCCTCAATCTGGAGATTCCCGGCAAGAAGCTATTAAATATTGTCTTTTTTGGTCTGGTCGAGATGGAGGACTGTTTGCGCCTCGACGAACCGTTGGCGCAGCGCGTGGCCCTCAAGTATCACTTGAAGTCTTTGACCGCCACTTTGACCGAATCGTATGTCCGCTATCGTCTCCATATTGCCGGATCGCGGCGGATGATCTTTCAGCCGGAGTCGATTCTCGCCATTCACTCCTGCACCGGCGGGGTGCCGCGTTTGATTAACACGGTTTGTGACAACGCTTTGCTGGAAGCTTTTTTGCGAAAACTGAATCATGTCGATCTGCGGATTGTGCAAAGTGTTGCCGGCGATCTCGGTCTGTTGCGACCCAATCTGCAACAGGCGGTGCCACGCGCAGTGGCAGAAGAAAATTTTGCAGTAACGCCAGCCCCGGCGGCAGCTACCGATCTCGATGATATTGAGAGTATGCTCGATCGCCTTGAATTCAAGGGCTGA
- a CDS encoding tRNA (adenosine(37)-N6)-dimethylallyltransferase MiaA has protein sequence MPIVRTAVRSIRGSVIRRLPGSSAGVPELAALAKIPLLVICGATASGKTRIALELAATLPIEIISADSRQIYRGMDIGTAKATPEERALVPHHLIDVVAPDQPFSAADFMSQGRAAIAAIHQRGRLAVVVGGTGLYIDALTRGLIAAPGEDPLLRQELLELEAQQGEGTLHQRLQAIDPVAAQRLKPRDQPRIIRALEVFALTGETLTALQSRHAFSDGPYEVISVGLEVERSLLYRRIDERAAMMFACGLLEEAQSLLQQGFRRELKALRTIGYREAIACLAGESSLQSAVEHTQQESRRYAKRQMTWFRKNNSIIMVDSLAEFAKIKSIATRLYAE, from the coding sequence ATGCCCATTGTCCGCACGGCCGTCCGGTCTATTCGCGGCTCAGTGATCCGGAGATTGCCCGGCTCTTCCGCAGGAGTGCCTGAATTGGCCGCGCTTGCTAAAATTCCCCTCCTCGTCATCTGTGGAGCGACCGCTTCGGGGAAGACCCGAATCGCCCTGGAACTGGCCGCTACCTTGCCGATCGAGATTATCTCTGCTGATTCGCGGCAGATCTACCGCGGCATGGACATCGGTACGGCCAAGGCGACGCCGGAAGAACGCGCCTTGGTCCCTCACCACCTGATCGATGTTGTTGCGCCAGATCAACCCTTCAGTGCTGCTGATTTTATGTCTCAAGGACGTGCCGCAATCGCCGCAATCCACCAGCGCGGCAGGTTGGCGGTGGTGGTCGGCGGCACCGGCCTGTATATCGATGCCCTCACCCGCGGGCTGATTGCCGCCCCGGGTGAGGATCCGCTGCTGCGGCAGGAGTTACTGGAGCTGGAAGCGCAGCAAGGGGAGGGGACGCTGCATCAGCGTTTGCAGGCAATCGATCCGGTCGCGGCGCAGCGCCTTAAACCCCGTGATCAGCCGCGGATCATCCGCGCTCTTGAGGTCTTTGCCCTGACCGGTGAGACTCTGACCGCGCTGCAGAGCCGGCACGCCTTTAGCGATGGACCTTATGAAGTGATCAGCGTCGGCCTGGAGGTCGAGCGCTCACTCCTGTATCGGCGTATTGACGAGCGGGCAGCGATGATGTTTGCATGCGGGCTTCTCGAAGAGGCACAATCCCTCCTGCAGCAGGGATTTCGTCGCGAACTCAAGGCGTTGCGCACCATCGGCTATCGTGAAGCGATCGCTTGTCTCGCAGGGGAAAGTTCATTGCAGTCGGCCGTCGAACACACGCAGCAGGAGAGCCGGCGTTATGCAAAAAGGCAGATGACCTGGTTCCGAAAAAATAATTCAATAATTATGGTTGATTCGCTTGCAGAGTTTGCTAAAATCAAAAGCATTGCTACACGTCTCTATGCGGAATGA